The genomic stretch TGTATCTAGACTATTGTCTTTCTCAGCTGTGTCTGTCCCGACGACTTTCCAGAAATCCTCAATTCGTACTTCCGCTTTAGCGAACAGTTTGCCTCCGATACTGAAGAGGTTAGTGCTGTTAAATTTAGCGCCAATGCCGTCATCGTCCTCGCCTGCCAGATGAATAATCTGTCCGAAACCTACATTGGaagataaaatttaatattcaaATTAATTAAGTTTTGTACACTATTACAATATAGGGCAGATTTGTTAAGGTCTtcagtttctttggccaacggttaacgagcagggtgttatgtggccagcacaacgaccaaccgcctttacttttccaattTAATTCAGATACGtatttgagttgggtggactcagaggcgccctaaaaatctagGAACTCAAAATCCAGGTCTTTACCGAGATCGAACCAGGTTCAGAAGCgccaccgcgccccccccccccccctgtaccTGAGAACAAGGGAGTTAGATTGGCAGTTTCTCAATATCATGATACTCTAACTTGATTACAATGCATTTCTTTATGTTAAGGGATGTTTACTATTGATTTTGTGCCCGAAACTGAGTGGCAAAGCGCTTCTGAACCGAATGGTGCTGATTAAAATTTTGAAggttaggattttttaaaacgtCCCCGAGTTCACCCAACAGTAATGGATACCATAAATTAGTTCGGGAAAATAaagcggttgatcgttgtgctggtcacatgataccCTTATTAACATTCAGcgatagaaacagatgagcttcaCATcctctgtcctatagaccacaaggtctgaaagacgtctgtttactttttactttaaggCACAGTGATCGCCCCTGTGTTTAGTGCCCTGTTATTTAGATTCCGTTCTACAAGTCTTTTTTAGACACTTACTATAGGGGTGTCATAGGCTAAGCAAAGTCAAGGATTCTGCATTGGAAGAAATGCTATTGCTGATTAATCAACATTACTTCTCAACGATGAATagcaactgttaaatttctaggaaaattgttagcgGTTCTTCGAAGATACGAGttgaatagagatattgtaaaattatgcattattaaattatagataCTTAGTTGCTTAGGTAATGAGAcgatttgttaattaaataattgagaGATTATgttggagaaagagaaagagggagagagaaagcgagggagagagtggagaaagaaagaaagagaaaagagagagaggtagagagagtgATGGGATatgagaaagacagaaagagaaagatagagatacAGCGAGAGAAGGAGATAAAAAGAGACgaacagagaaatagagaaagaaagagttagagtgagagggagagagagagagataaagagagaactatatagagagatagagagagagagagagggggagagagaaataaaaaggactaaaaaaaataggaagacccgagagagaacaaaatgtgtgagagagagagagagagagagagagggagagagagagagagaaagagacaatgtTAAGTCCACAGCAATGGTAATAAAACTTGTCATCAAGTCCAAAGATAAATGAGGAACGCAGCAATAATTACCAGCGTAAATTCCCCAGTGTGTGTAGAGTCCTCTATCAAATTTCACTCGGTCACCAACCCTCAGTGTGTCAAGAACTTGTTGGTTATGtaactttacaaaaaaagttagCGCCATATTGACCACCAATGGCTGTCACCTCTATTAGAATAGAATGGAcaagagaaagggaaataattgaTATCAAATTGTACATTCTTATTTTAAAGACAGTACTTTAAAAAGCAAAACTATTTGACAAAGCTTCTACCGTAAAAGACACATATTTAGGTGCATTTTGCAAATTCACCAACATAAGAGTTACAAGTATAGTAGCTTATCAGAATGACTTATAACTTACTCCCTAGTAAGtcactcaataaaaaaaaaaagttattcaaggggaagaactcaacatttacaactatatcaataatatagattttttttctcttcatcgataacaatctaaataattatgtatcaataattaattgactaattggttaattacctatttgattaatgttttgttagttacagtaaaaacttaatccgagaatgtaAGCGTGACAAATAATGTGGTCAAAGTTTTCACCAGAAAGACAGATGACAagtcagagtgagttgttacatgttttttttgttgtttttttttatgctttcgGGAAATCCCGAGGCCAATGTTACCACCGAGACGCCCAAGATTAGGTGTTCAATTTACAGCCTATGATGTCATttacggggttttaaaattagGAAACGATAACTAGAGACACAAACAATAagagtttttttatatttataaataaaattactaaAAACTTTATAcactagaactttttttttggcttgtctcaaaaaataaatttcaccGAAAACACACTTATCAGTatgttttctgttttatttcataACTTCTAATGGCGACCAATTTAATGACTTAAAACAAAACGATAAATAATACTAAAGAAGAAAAGACACTCGCTGTTATTGGGTATTGCGAAATGAATATGCAGTACTAACAAACAAAACCATGAACCATCCAGGCTGTAAAATTATAGCGTTATATCTTTGTTATCTTCATTACACTGTTCCTTGTAGTATGTGCTTATGGTGTGCTTATTGCTAAGTATTCCTATTGCATAGGAATGCAATATCCTAAGTGCTAAATTAAATTATgctatttataaaaaacaatattaataataataaaaataaaagttacccTTTCCCTAACCTTTCACAACTTGTAGTCTATACGGGGAGAtgattctgtggcccacggttaacgagggtgtcaggtggccagcacaacccaTTCTAGCTGGTGGACTCAAagacgcccaaagatcccaaaataaaaatcacagtcttcaccaggattcgaacctggggcctccggtacggaagccaagcgcttaacagCTCAGCCACCTCACCCTCGAGTAAcaacattaatttaaattaatatagcgctgttaacaaaaataatgtttgctcaaggtgctgtgataacaaaagaaacataatgtaggctcaatgtGCTGTAATAAGCAAACATAATGTGGGCTC from Biomphalaria glabrata chromosome 9, xgBioGlab47.1, whole genome shotgun sequence encodes the following:
- the LOC106052945 gene encoding phospholipase A and acyltransferase 2-like yields the protein MALTFFVKLHNQQVLDTLRVGDRVKFDRGLYTHWGIYAGFGQIIHLAGEDDDGIGAKFNSTNLFSIGGKLFAKAEVRIEDFWKVVGTDTAEKDNSLDTKWRAFHPQTIVRNAREKIGEIGYNIISANCEHFTNWCRYGQCKSEQVENVLTGVAVGAGIALGAFAIYALSTLANAKDEEEEEENY